The following is a genomic window from Desulfobacterales bacterium.
TTTATCACATCATCATCCTGTTCGGTTTTCAAAACTTCATTGCCGCTGGTTCGGGCCCAGGCGGGTATGTCGGTCAGCGATCCCGGATCCGTCGAGTGGGCTTCAATCACCTGACCCACCTCAAC
Proteins encoded in this region:
- a CDS encoding sulfurtransferase TusA family protein, whose amino-acid sequence is MSDDIKVDKVFDLKGLPCPMPVVKISKGIKEVEVGQVIEAHSTDPGSLTDIPAWARTSGNEVLKTEQDDDVIKFFIKRNA